The following proteins come from a genomic window of Dongia rigui:
- the rarD gene encoding EamA family transporter RarD yields MSRHPAYRAGLGFAAAAYLSWGLMSLYFHATAFMSPPEVLDHRIIWSLVLTAFGTAFLVRRSEISLLFRNRRKLAGLFISSLFLAANWLIFIWAVASGQALEAGLGYFICPLLSVTLGVLVFKERMTRIQFGGLIIVAIGVAMTTFAFGRLPWIALSLAGTFAIYGLCRKMLRLPAMLALFTETALLVPFALAHALWLEKTGQGHFLMGSRHDQSLIIGLGVITTIPLLFFAGAANRLDLTSLGLMQYLNPTVQVSLAVLAYGEPFTLIHGLTFAAIWVGLAVFSLAPWLRRRQNAHRTAEPVLGLDN; encoded by the coding sequence ATGTCGCGTCATCCCGCCTATCGCGCGGGGCTCGGCTTTGCTGCGGCCGCTTATCTCAGCTGGGGGTTGATGTCCCTCTACTTCCATGCGACGGCCTTCATGTCGCCGCCGGAAGTGCTGGATCACCGGATTATCTGGTCGCTGGTGCTGACGGCGTTTGGCACAGCGTTTCTGGTGCGGCGTAGCGAGATATCCTTGTTGTTCCGAAACCGGCGCAAGCTGGCGGGCCTCTTCATTTCGTCACTGTTCCTGGCGGCGAACTGGCTCATCTTCATTTGGGCGGTGGCAAGCGGTCAGGCGCTGGAAGCAGGCCTTGGCTACTTCATCTGCCCGCTGCTCAGCGTGACGCTGGGTGTCCTGGTCTTCAAGGAGCGCATGACGCGCATCCAGTTTGGCGGGCTGATCATCGTTGCGATCGGTGTGGCGATGACGACATTCGCCTTCGGCCGCCTGCCATGGATCGCCTTGTCTCTGGCTGGGACCTTTGCCATCTATGGTCTGTGCCGAAAGATGCTGCGCCTCCCGGCCATGCTTGCCCTGTTCACCGAGACCGCGTTGCTGGTCCCCTTTGCCCTCGCCCACGCCCTGTGGCTTGAGAAGACCGGGCAGGGGCATTTCCTCATGGGCTCCAGGCACGACCAAAGTCTCATCATTGGGCTAGGGGTCATAACCACAATTCCCCTGTTGTTTTTTGCCGGTGCGGCCAATCGCCTCGACCTCACCTCGCTGGGTCTCATGCAGTATCTCAACCCCACGGTGCAGGTGAGCCTGGCAGTTTTGGCCTATGGCGAGCCGTTTACCTTGATTCACGGCCTGACCTTTGCAGCAATTTGGGTCGGCCTTGCGGTCTTCTCGCTGGCGCCTTGGCTGCGTCGGCGGCAGAATGCCCATCGAACGGCCGAACCTGTGCTCGGTCTCGACAATTGA
- a CDS encoding BolA family protein, with protein sequence MAMEASEIARLIKEALPDAEVNIEDLRGDGDHYAAQVVSSAFVGKSRVQQHQIVYAALRGKMGDELHALALQTSAPAA encoded by the coding sequence ATGGCGATGGAAGCCAGCGAAATTGCCCGCCTCATCAAGGAAGCCTTGCCCGATGCGGAAGTGAATATCGAGGATCTGCGCGGCGACGGCGATCACTACGCCGCGCAGGTCGTCTCTTCCGCCTTTGTCGGCAAGTCTCGCGTTCAGCAGCATCAGATCGTCTACGCCGCTTTGCGTGGCAAGATGGGTGACGAGTTGCACGCGCTTGCATTGCAGACCTCGGCCCCTGCAGCCTAA